A portion of the Calliphora vicina chromosome 5, idCalVici1.1, whole genome shotgun sequence genome contains these proteins:
- the twz gene encoding BTB/POZ domain-containing protein Tiwaz isoform X3 produces the protein MDRERERENKSLEPRDLSATGRIYARNDIKISHFSYSASPTVSPTISNSSSPTPTPPASSAVTPLGLPPGTVGSVSGTSGSASTAGSAGSAASYLHANHKPITGIPCVAAASRYTAPVHIDVGGTIYTSSLETLTKYPDSKLAKLFNGSIPIVLDSLKQHYFIDRDGGMFRHILNFMRNSRLLIADDFPDLELLLEEARYFEVEPMIKQLESMRKDRVRNGNYLVAPPTPPARIKTSPRAATSTEYNYEVVALHISPDLGERIMLSAERSLLDEVFPEVNQATQTSRSGVSWNQGDWRQIIRFPLNGYCKLNSVQVLTRLLNAGFTIEASTGGGVEGQQFSEYLLVRRIPM, from the exons ATGGATCGAGAGcgagaaagagaaaacaaatcatTGGAACCTAGGGATTTGTCTGCCACCGGTAGAATATATGCCCGGAATGACATAAAAATAAG TCATTTCTCTTACAGCGCCTCTCCCACAGTCTCACCCACGATTTCCAACTCCAGCTCTCCCACACCCACACCCCCAGCCAGTTCAGCGGTAACACCTTTGGGTTTGCCACCAGGCACGGTGGGTTCGGTTAGTGGCACTTCGGGTTCGGCCAGTACAGCGGGTTCGGCCGGCAGTGCGGCTTCTTATTTACATGCGAATCATAAGCCAATAACGGGTATACCCTGTGTGGCAGCCGCCTCACGTTACACCGCTCCCGTGCACATCGATGTGGGTGGCACTATATACACCAGTTCTTTGGAAACATTGACCAAATATCCCGACTCAAAATTGGCCAAATTATTTAATGGTTCCATACCCATTGTTTTGGACTCGCTGAAGCAACATTATTTTATAGACCGTGATGGTGGCATGTTTAggcatattttgaattttatgagAAATTCGAGACTGTTAATAGCGGATGATTTTCCCGATTTGGAATTGTTGTTGGAGGAGGCGCGCTACTTTGAAGTAGAAC CTATGATCAAACAATTGGAGAGCATGCGCAAGGATCGTGTGCGCAATGGCAATTATTTGGTGGCGCCACCTACACCACCAGCACGCATTAAAACCAGTCCCCGTGCTGCCACCAGCACAgaatacaactatgaagtggtgGCTTTACATATATCACCCGACTTGGGTGAACGCATTATGCTGTCTGCCGAACGTTCGCTTTTAGACGAAGTATTTCCCGAAGTCAACCAAGCCACACAAACCAGTCGCAGTGGGGTGTCCTGGAATCAAGGCGATTGGCGTCAAATCATACGTTTCCCGCTCAATGGTTATTGTAAACTCAATTCTGTACAGGTGCTAACGCGGCTCTTAAATGCCGGCTTCACCATCGAGGCCAGCACTGGCGGTGGCGTAGAGGGTCAACAGTTTTCGGAGTATTTACTTGTAAGACGTATACCAATGTGA
- the twz gene encoding BTB/POZ domain-containing protein Tiwaz isoform X2: MQVRTSFVALDQRSPLTVESSCPKRKKCDMDRERERENKSLEPRDLSATGRIYARNDIKISASPTVSPTISNSSSPTPTPPASSAVTPLGLPPGTVGSVSGTSGSASTAGSAGSAASYLHANHKPITGIPCVAAASRYTAPVHIDVGGTIYTSSLETLTKYPDSKLAKLFNGSIPIVLDSLKQHYFIDRDGGMFRHILNFMRNSRLLIADDFPDLELLLEEARYFEVEPMIKQLESMRKDRVRNGNYLVAPPTPPARIKTSPRAATSTEYNYEVVALHISPDLGERIMLSAERSLLDEVFPEVNQATQTSRSGVSWNQGDWRQIIRFPLNGYCKLNSVQVLTRLLNAGFTIEASTGGGVEGQQFSEYLLVRRIPM, from the exons aaAAAAATGCGATATGGATCGAGAGcgagaaagagaaaacaaatcatTGGAACCTAGGGATTTGTCTGCCACCGGTAGAATATATGCCCGGAATGACATAAAAATAAG CGCCTCTCCCACAGTCTCACCCACGATTTCCAACTCCAGCTCTCCCACACCCACACCCCCAGCCAGTTCAGCGGTAACACCTTTGGGTTTGCCACCAGGCACGGTGGGTTCGGTTAGTGGCACTTCGGGTTCGGCCAGTACAGCGGGTTCGGCCGGCAGTGCGGCTTCTTATTTACATGCGAATCATAAGCCAATAACGGGTATACCCTGTGTGGCAGCCGCCTCACGTTACACCGCTCCCGTGCACATCGATGTGGGTGGCACTATATACACCAGTTCTTTGGAAACATTGACCAAATATCCCGACTCAAAATTGGCCAAATTATTTAATGGTTCCATACCCATTGTTTTGGACTCGCTGAAGCAACATTATTTTATAGACCGTGATGGTGGCATGTTTAggcatattttgaattttatgagAAATTCGAGACTGTTAATAGCGGATGATTTTCCCGATTTGGAATTGTTGTTGGAGGAGGCGCGCTACTTTGAAGTAGAAC CTATGATCAAACAATTGGAGAGCATGCGCAAGGATCGTGTGCGCAATGGCAATTATTTGGTGGCGCCACCTACACCACCAGCACGCATTAAAACCAGTCCCCGTGCTGCCACCAGCACAgaatacaactatgaagtggtgGCTTTACATATATCACCCGACTTGGGTGAACGCATTATGCTGTCTGCCGAACGTTCGCTTTTAGACGAAGTATTTCCCGAAGTCAACCAAGCCACACAAACCAGTCGCAGTGGGGTGTCCTGGAATCAAGGCGATTGGCGTCAAATCATACGTTTCCCGCTCAATGGTTATTGTAAACTCAATTCTGTACAGGTGCTAACGCGGCTCTTAAATGCCGGCTTCACCATCGAGGCCAGCACTGGCGGTGGCGTAGAGGGTCAACAGTTTTCGGAGTATTTACTTGTAAGACGTATACCAATGTGA
- the twz gene encoding BTB/POZ domain-containing protein Tiwaz isoform X1 → MQVRTSFVALDQRSPLTVESSCPKRKKCDMDRERERENKSLEPRDLSATGRIYARNDIKISHFSYSASPTVSPTISNSSSPTPTPPASSAVTPLGLPPGTVGSVSGTSGSASTAGSAGSAASYLHANHKPITGIPCVAAASRYTAPVHIDVGGTIYTSSLETLTKYPDSKLAKLFNGSIPIVLDSLKQHYFIDRDGGMFRHILNFMRNSRLLIADDFPDLELLLEEARYFEVEPMIKQLESMRKDRVRNGNYLVAPPTPPARIKTSPRAATSTEYNYEVVALHISPDLGERIMLSAERSLLDEVFPEVNQATQTSRSGVSWNQGDWRQIIRFPLNGYCKLNSVQVLTRLLNAGFTIEASTGGGVEGQQFSEYLLVRRIPM, encoded by the exons aaAAAAATGCGATATGGATCGAGAGcgagaaagagaaaacaaatcatTGGAACCTAGGGATTTGTCTGCCACCGGTAGAATATATGCCCGGAATGACATAAAAATAAG TCATTTCTCTTACAGCGCCTCTCCCACAGTCTCACCCACGATTTCCAACTCCAGCTCTCCCACACCCACACCCCCAGCCAGTTCAGCGGTAACACCTTTGGGTTTGCCACCAGGCACGGTGGGTTCGGTTAGTGGCACTTCGGGTTCGGCCAGTACAGCGGGTTCGGCCGGCAGTGCGGCTTCTTATTTACATGCGAATCATAAGCCAATAACGGGTATACCCTGTGTGGCAGCCGCCTCACGTTACACCGCTCCCGTGCACATCGATGTGGGTGGCACTATATACACCAGTTCTTTGGAAACATTGACCAAATATCCCGACTCAAAATTGGCCAAATTATTTAATGGTTCCATACCCATTGTTTTGGACTCGCTGAAGCAACATTATTTTATAGACCGTGATGGTGGCATGTTTAggcatattttgaattttatgagAAATTCGAGACTGTTAATAGCGGATGATTTTCCCGATTTGGAATTGTTGTTGGAGGAGGCGCGCTACTTTGAAGTAGAAC CTATGATCAAACAATTGGAGAGCATGCGCAAGGATCGTGTGCGCAATGGCAATTATTTGGTGGCGCCACCTACACCACCAGCACGCATTAAAACCAGTCCCCGTGCTGCCACCAGCACAgaatacaactatgaagtggtgGCTTTACATATATCACCCGACTTGGGTGAACGCATTATGCTGTCTGCCGAACGTTCGCTTTTAGACGAAGTATTTCCCGAAGTCAACCAAGCCACACAAACCAGTCGCAGTGGGGTGTCCTGGAATCAAGGCGATTGGCGTCAAATCATACGTTTCCCGCTCAATGGTTATTGTAAACTCAATTCTGTACAGGTGCTAACGCGGCTCTTAAATGCCGGCTTCACCATCGAGGCCAGCACTGGCGGTGGCGTAGAGGGTCAACAGTTTTCGGAGTATTTACTTGTAAGACGTATACCAATGTGA